The nucleotide sequence CTATTATATCTTCTTCTCTATCCCAAGGTAAATCAATTATCATATGAACAATAACTTCAATATTTCTATTTTTAGCACGATTAACCGCATCTATAAATTCGGCTAATGTATGACCTCTATTTAATATTTTTAAAGTATTATAATTGACACTTTGAAGGCCAAACTCTAGATATACATCTAATTTTTCTTTATACGATGCTATTAGATCTAATTTTTCATCTTCTACACTATCAGGTCTTGTTGAGATATCTAATATAACAATTCTATCATCAATTAATGCTGAATCGTATATTTTTTTCAACACATGAGCTGGCGCAAATGTATTTGTATTTGATTGAAAATAAGCCATATATTTATTTGCTCTTCCTTCATATCTCTTAATCATATATTCTACTTGCTCTTTTATAGAATTTTTAGGAGATAATGCTGCAAACCCACTACCAGTTTCTTCACAATATATACATCCACTAGTTCCTTTTAATCCTATTTTATTAGGACAGGTGAATCCTGCATTAATTGGTAATCTTTGAACTCTTTCTCCATATTTATTCTTTAAATACTCACTCAGTTTATTATATAACACATTTATTCTCCTTTTCTAAACTTTTTTTCTAACTCAAAATAATACTTATGAAAAATTTCAAAATAATCATTTTCCTTTAATTTAGGATATTCACCATTAAAATATACCCATTCTCCATTTACCATTGTAGAATATACTCTATTAACAGGTGAATATACTAAATGAGATTTCAATCTATTTATGTCAACTGGATACATTTCAAAATTATTTAAATCAATAATTGCTAAATCCGCTTTATACTCTTCTTCTATTCTTCCTATTTTTTCATTTAAAGCATATCCTCCATTTTCCCAAACCATTCTAAGTGCTTCTTCAGTTTTGAATTTTTCTGGACCATTTGACTTTTGTAGCAGTGAAGCTAATCTCATTTCTTCCCAAATATTTAATGTATTATTACTTGCTGCACCGTCTGTTCCTAAAGTTATATTTATTTCATGTTTAAGCATATCTAATATAGGCGCAACACCATTTCCTAACTTTAAATTACTTGATGGATTATGTGCAACTGCAACTTCATTTCTAGAGAGTATTTTCATATCATTTTCATCAACATGTATACAATGTGCTGCTATTACATTATTCTTAAACAACCCTGTTTTTTCAATATCTTCAAATTTATACATATCTCTTTCATTAATTGATTCATACAAGTGAATTGTTGTAAAAGTTTCATATTCTTTTGTTAATAGAGCTACTTCTTCAAGTTTATTCATAGGGCAAGTATATGGTGCGTGAGGCCCAAACCCTATTTTTATATTATATTTATTATGATAATTTTCAAATAAATATTTTGTTTCATCTATTCTCCTTTTCCACCCATCTTCATTATCATATCCTAATCCTCTTGTTAAAAATGCTCTTATACCAGTATTTTTTACCGCTTCAGCAGTTCCTTTCATAAATAGGTACATATCTACAACTGTTGTTACACCTTTTGATAACATCTCAAGAATTGAGATTAATGATCCATAATATGTTAAATCATCATTTAATAAGTCTTCTCGAGGAAACATCTCATTAAAAAGCCATTCTTGTAAAGTTAAATCATCCCCTATTCCTCGAAACAAACTCATAGCTAAATGTGTATGAGAATTAATAAATCCTGGTATTATTAATTTATTATTTAAATCATATACTTCAACCTCATCTAAAATTATATTTTCAGATAATTCAGCTATAATTCCATTATCTATTAAAATATCCATTTTTTTTATATCAGCATCTGCGCTCATTAATACATATCCATTTTTCAATAGCTTTTTCATTATACTCACCTCAATTAATATTATAACACCTTTATTTTAACTTTTTTTGATAAAATAATAAAATCCCCAACGCGGGGATTTTTACTATAAATATTATATTAATTTTCAATAAATTCTAAAAGGTTAGATATAAATGCTTCTTTATACTTTGGTTCATTAAATACTTCGTGTTTAGCATATTTATATTTTTGTATATGTGCATTTTTTAATTTTTCTGATAATATTTTCCAATTATCAACATTTATTATTCTATCCATTTCTCCATATTGAAGTAATATAGGCATATTTAAATTTTCAGCTTCATCTATTGCTATTTCTGCTTCTGAAAATAATTGTTTTATAGAACCAAAAGATATTTTATTGTGAACTAATGGATCTTCAATATATTTTCTAATTGCCTCATCATCATGACAAATATCTTTAGGATCAATCCCATTACTTATTGTTAATCTTTTTAAAAAACCAAAAAGCATAAGTAATATTTTTTGACTAGGAGTATATAATTTCCCAACTGCGGGGGAAGATAAAATTAACTTTTTGGGCTTTTTATTAGAATATTCAGAATATCTCAAAGCTATTAAACCACCTAAACTGTGGCCAAATAATATAAAGTTATCTGGCGTTATTTCCTCAATATAATCATATACCTTATAAATATTTTTTATATGACCTCTTTTTCCCTCACTCAAGCCATGACCTGGTAAGTCAAAGGTAATAATTTCATAATTTAAATCCAATAATCTCTCTATTAAAAACTCATATCTTCCAGAATGCTCTCCAAGTCCATGTACTATTACAAAAGTTTTTTTAGGATTTTCTGTTTTTTTAAATCTCTTTAAAAACATCCTACCCCTCCCCAATATATTAATCTACAAATTTTTGTTTTTCTATTTCTTTAAACAATTTAACATTATTATCGTATTTTCTCATAAGCCTTAAAACTTCCATTAATGATTCTTCGGTTGATAAATTATTCAACCAATTTCTTAAGATCCATGAATATCTTAATTCATCTTTACTAAATAATAATTCTTCTTTTCTTGTTCCAGATAATTTAACATCAATTGCAGGGAATATACGTTTATTAGATAATTCTCTTGAAAGAATTAATTCCATATTACCCGTACCTTTAAATTCTTCAAAAATTACTTCATCCATTTTAGATCCAGTTTCAACTAATGCAGTCGCTAAAATGGTTAAACTACCACCTTCTCTTATTCTACGAGCAGCACCAAAAAATTTTTTAGGAAATGTCAAAGCTGATGGATCGACACCTCCGCTTAACAATTTACCACTTGGTGGCACATATAAATTATATGCTCTAGCTAATCTAGTTAATGAATCCATTAAAATAACAACATCATGTCCAAATTCAACAAGTCTTTTTGCCATATTTAATGTCATTTCAGCAACCTTTATTTGATTATGGGGATCCATATCAAATGGCGCAGCAATAACCTCAGCATCTACAGTTTCCCGTATATCAGTAACTTCTTCAGGCCTCTCATCAATTAATAATACTATCCTTTTTGTTTCAGGATTATTTATAGAAATAGAATTTGCAATATCCTTTAATAATGTAGTTTTTCCTGCTTTGGGAGGTGCTACAATAAGTCCTCTTTGTCCTTTACCAATTGGAGAAAAAATATCTATAATTCTTGAACTTACAGGAGAATTGTCATACTCTAATTGAAGCCTTTCATTAGGGTAAACTGGCGTAAGATTTTCAAAAGAAATTCTATCTCTAGCTTTTTCAGGATCTTGATAATTTACAGCCTCTACTCTAAGTAAAGCAAAAAATTTTTCTCCTTCCTTGGGTGGTCTAACTTGCCCTGCAACAATATCTCCAGTTGATAAATTAAATCTTTTTATTTGTGATTGAGACACGTATACATCATCATTTCCGTTTAAAAGAGAATTATGTGTATTTCTTAAAAAGCCATATCCATCTGGTAATATTTCCAAAACACCTTCATGAAAAAAATAACCATACGACTCTGTCTGCTTACTTAAAATTCTAAATTTCAATTCATGATCAGTAAGTTTTGAATAATCTTCAATTCCATACTTTCGAGCTAAATTATATAACTGTCTTCTAGACATTTGGTTTAATTTTCCCATATCAACCTCAATAGGAATAATTTCGTCTTTCTTTATATCTCTTTCATTATTTTCACTCACTTTTTCACCTCTCTTATTTAAATGTATAAATAAAATTTTTGATAGGATATTTTGAAGACACATGAAGATTTAAAGTAGATAATATATTATACCATAAAAAATAAAAAAAGCCTCGAAAAAACTTCGAGGCTACATTATTTAAGATAAAATTATTTTTCTTCTTTTTTCTCAGCAGTTTCTACCAATTGCAACAAAGATATTTCAGCAGCATCTCCTCTTCTGAAACCTATTTTTAAAATTCTTGTATAACCACTTGTTCTATTTCTTTCTACATAAACTTTAGCAATTTCATCTACAACTTTATTTGTAAATCTTTTATCATTGAAGTATCTATTAATTTGTCTTCTTAATGCAACACTTCTATCTTTATTATCAGTTGTATTTGCTTCTATAGCTTTTGTCAATATTTTTTCAACTAATGGTCTTACAGCCTTTGCTTTTGCTGTAGTTGTTATAATACTTCCATGTTCAAATACTTCTCTAGCTAAGTTCTTTAATAATGCTTTCCTATGCGAAGCATATCTGCTTAATTTATTTATTTTCACTCTATGTCTCATAGTACTTAGGCTCCTCCCTTCTGGATCTCATCATAATCCAATTGGAATTTTTCAATTAATTCCTTTCGAATCTCATCTAATGATTTTTTACCAAAATTCTTAATTCTCATTAACTCTTCTGGATCCTTTTTAAGGATATCTCTTACTGTATGAATTTTTTCTCTTTTTAAACAATTTTTTGCCCTTTTACTTAAATCTAATTCATCTATTTTTGTTTCTAAAATTTCAATACTTACGCCTTTAAACTCTTCCTCAACAGTTTCTACATTCTCTTCAATATATGTAGAAACTTCAACTTCTAAATTATCTCCTTCTGGTTCAGCAAGTTCAAGGTCTTCACTTTTCCAAGAAGAATAAATGATATTAAAATGTTCTATTAATATTTTAGTAGCTTTAATTAAAGCTTCTTTTGGGTCTATAGATTTTTTTGTCCAGATTTCCAAAATCAATTTATCATAGTCAGTTCTTTTTCCAACACGAACATATTCTGTTAAATAGTTTACTCTGATAACTGGACTATAAACCCCATCAATATATATATATTCTATATCTTTAGATAAATCCATTTCAGATGTTGAAACAAAACCCTTTCCAACTGTAGCATATAATTCCATTTCAAATTTTTTATTCGCATTTAATGTGGCTATTTTTAATTCTGGATTTGCTATTTCAATTCCTGCTGGAGTAATTATATCTCCAGCTTTGATTTCAGTAGGACCCATTTTTTCTATTCTTAAAACAACAGGTTCTTTTATGTTTGTAATATTATCAAAATCCACAACTTTCAATTCTACTTTTTTCAAATTAACTGTTATCTCTAAAATATCTTCTTGAACGCCTTCAATAACATCAAATTCATGTAATTTTCCAGGAATTCTTATTTTTGTTATTGCTAACCCTGGAATTGAGGATAATAATACTCTTCTTAATGCGTTACCTATTGTAACAGCATATCCTCTTTCTAAAGGCGACAAGACAAACCTTCCATATTTGTATTCTAAATTTGACGATTCTTCTAAAGATTCTAATATCATTTTTTCTGGTTTTACAAAATCCATTCATTACCCCCAATTTAGCTTTCCTAAATTGGAGTGCACCCCCTTTCTTTTTGTTAGGCGCGTGTAGCGAAAAATTATACTTAATATTATTTTGAGTAAAGCTCGATAATAGCTTGTAAATCTACTGGTACTTCCATTTCATCTAATGTTGGCAATCTTAAGAATGTTCCTTTAAATGCATTATAATCAACTTCAATCCAATCTAATCTTCTATTAGCTTTTTGTGTTAATTCTATACCTTCTTTAATTGGTAAAATTGATCTACTTTTCTCTTTCACTTCAATTACATCTCCTGGTCTAACCCTATATGAAGGAATATCTACTTTTCTTCCATTTACTAAGAAATGTCCATGTCTTACTAATTGTCTAGCTGTTCTTCTATTTACCGCATAACCCATTTGATATACTACATTATCTAATCTTGTTTCTAAGATTCTCATTAAGTTTTCTCCTGTATTTCCTTCTTTTCTTGATGCTTCTTCGAAGTATCTTCTAAATTGTCTTTCTAATACACCATAAATTCTTTTTAAAGCTTGTTTTGCCCTTAATTGCATACCATATTGTGTAGGTTTTTTTGCTTGTTTTCCATGTTGTCCTGGTGCATATGGTCTTCTTGCAAGAGCACATTTATCTGAGTAACATCTTTCACCTTTTAAGTATAATTTAAATCCTTCTCTTCTACATAATTTACAAAGAGATCCTATATATCTTGCCATTACATTCCCTCCTCTTAGGCCTTACATTCCTTTTCTTTTCTTTGGTCTACAACCATTATGAGGTATTGGAGTTTTATCTTTTATATTTTCAATTACCAATCCTGCTGCTTGTAATGTTCTTATTGCTGATTCTCTTCCAGCACCTGGTCCTTTTACGTAAACGTCTAACTTTTTAACTCCAAATTTTAATGCTTCTTTAGCAATTTTATCAGCAGCTAACTGAGAAGCATATGGTGTACCTTTTTTTGTTCCTGAAAAACCTGCTGTACCTCCACTAGCCCATAATAATGTATTTCCTGATGGATCTGATAATGTAATAATTGTATTGTTAAAAGTGGATTGAATATGTACAACAGCTTTATCTAGAGATATTTTCTTTTTCTTTTGAGTTGTTGTTCTTCTAGCCATCGCTAAACCTCCTTATTACTTTTTCTTACCGATTTTTGAAGGTCTTGGACCTTTTCTTGTTCTAGCATTTGCATGTGTTTTTTGACCTCTTACAGGTAATCCATTTTTATGTCTGTAACCTCTGTAAGAACCTATTTCTATTAATCTAGAAATATTTTTTTGAATTTCTTGTCTTAATTCACCTTCAACTAAAAAATGCTCGTTGATATAATGTGTTATTTTACTGATTTCATCATCTGTTAATTCTTTTGCCCTTTTATCAGGATCAATACCTGTTGATTCTAATATTTCCATTGCTCTATGTTTTCCTATACCATATATTGATGTAAGAGCAATGAACAACTTCTTATTATTTGGTACTTCAACACCCAAAATACGTGGCATTCAAAATTCCCTCCTTTAAAATTATCCTTGTCTTTGATTATGCTTAGGATTTTTAGAACATACTACCCATACTCTACCTTTTCTTCTCATAACTCTACAATGTTCACATCTTTTTTTGACTGAGGCTCGTACTCTCATTTGCTCATTCCTCCTCACTACTTGGATTTCTCTTTATTCTTTCTCTTCTAATAATTCTACCTCTATTTAAATCATAAATAGATACTTCCACTATTACTCTATCTCCAGGAACTAATCTAATAAAATTTTTTCTCATTTTCCCAGATATGTGGGCTAAGATCATATGACCATTATCTAATTCTACCCTAAAAGTAGCATTCGGTAAAGATTCTAAAATATGACCTTCCATTACAATAACATCATCTTTTTTTGCCACGAACATCACCTCTCGGGCTATTCTAATATTGTTAATACTTCAGGACCATTTTCAGTTACAACAATTGTATTTTCATAATGAGCAGATAATGACTTATCAGCTGTTATAGCAGTCCATCCATCATCTAATACCTTTACTCTCCAATCTCCTATTGAAACCATTGGTTCAATTGCAAATGTCATTCTCTTTCTAATTAATGGTCCTTTACCTTTTTCCCCATAATTAGGAATTTGAGGATCTTCATGTAATTTTCTACCAACACCATGCCCAACATAATCCTTAATAATAGAAAAACCAAATGATTCTACATAATTTTGAATAGCATGGCCAATATCACCAATTCTATTTCCAGGGATGGCTTGTTCAATACCTATCCAAAAAGACTTTTCTGTAATTTCAACTAATTTTTTTACTTCTTCGCTAACTTCACCAATAATAAATGTTCTTGCGGCATCTGCTATATAACCATCTAATGTTAAACCCATATCAATAGAGACTATATCACCGCTTTTAAAAACTTTTTCTTTTAACGGAAATCCATGAACAATTTCTTCATTAACAGATATACATGTTGCATATGGAAATCCACCATATCCTTTAAAAGTTGGAATAAAACCTTTTTCTTTCATATAGATATTTACATATTTCTCTACTTCATAAGCAGAAGATCCTTCAACTACTAAATCCTTTATTTTTTCAAACAGGATAGCGAGCTGCTGACCAGCTCGCTTCATCTTATCAACTTCAGATTGTGTCTTTATCAAAATCATAATATCCCTTCCAATATATTAAACACTTCTTTTGTAACTATTTCAACTGTACCACTACCGTCTACTGTAAAGAATTGATTATATTTTTTATAAAATTCTATTACAGGGTAAGTTTTTTCCATGTATACCTTATATCTATCTCTTACTACTTCTTCTTTATCATCATCTCTTTGAATTAACTCTGCTCCATCAATATCACAAATATTTTCTACTTTTGGTTTCAATGTAATTGTATTATATATTTTACCACATTTAGGACATATTCTTCTAGAAGTAATTCTTTTAACAATTGTTTCTTCATCTACTTCTAAATATATTATACCTGTAATAGGATTATTTAGTTCATCTAATATTTTCTCTAATGCTTCAGCTTGTGGTATCGTTCTTGGAAATCCATCTAAAATAAACCCTTTTTTTACATCTTCTTTTACTAATCTATCTTTTATTACATCTAACATAATTTCATCTGGAACTAATTGTCCATTATCAAGGATTGATTTAACTTTTTTACCTAATTCACTACCTGAAGCCACTGCTTCTCTAAGCATATCCCCTGTAGAAATATGAGGAATACTATAATGTTTAGAAACTTCTTTTGCAATTGTTCCTTTACCAGCTCCAGGAGGTCCAAAAAACAATAAATTTAGTTTACTCATAATTATCTCCTCCCGCGGAGTTTACCTTTTTTCATAAATCCTTCATATTGTCTTGTTATCATATGAGCTTCAATTTGTTGCATAATATCTAATGATACACCAACAGCAATAAGAGCTGAAGTACCACCTATCCAAATATTTACACCTGATGCACTTCTAATAATATATGGTAATAATGAAATAACTACCAAGAATATTGCACCAATAAATGTAACTCTCATCATAGTTTTTGTAATATATTCAGCTGTTGGTTTCCCAGGTCTAATACCAGGAATAAATCCACCATATTTTTTAATATTTTCTGAAATATCATTTGGATCAATTACTACTGAATTATAGAAATATGCAAAGAAGAAAATTAACAATGAATATAATATTAAATAAATAGGAGTTCCATATCCAAACCATCTATTTACCCACTCTGCACCTGTAACAGATCCTAGCATTGAGGGTAAAGTCATAATTGCTGATGCAAAGATGATTGGTAAAACTCCTCCACCATTAACTTTTATTGGTATATATGTTGATGCCCCACCATATATTTTGTTTCCAACAACTCTTTTTGCATATTGAACATTAATCCTTCTTTCAGATGTTTGTAAATAAATAGTACCTACAACTACTGCTATTGCTACGATTATTAAAATAACCCACTCAAATACACTTAATCTTCCTACTAAACCACTAGCTATATATTGAGGGAATCTAGATACAATACCTGCAAAAATCAATACAGAAATTCCATTACCAATACCTTTTTCAGTAATCATTTCACCTAACCACAATAAAAACATTGTACCTGCAACAATAGAAACTGTGGATATTAAAAGAAATAATACATAATTTAAATTAGCTGATCTATATGCAGCTACCCCCATAGATAGGAAGAATCCTTGAAGAACAGCTAATCCTAAGGTAACTTGTCTTGTTAGTTTTCCAAATTTCTTTCTTCCTTCTTCCCCTTCTCTCAACATTTCTTTTAAACTTGGGATTACAGATGATAATAATTGTAAAATAATTGATGCATTAATATATGGAGTAACACTTAGAACAAATATGGAGAATTGTTTCAAAGATCCTCCAGTAAATACATCAAAAAAGCTAATAAATCCTTGTGATGCTCCTCCAACTCCTGCCAAAAAAGATTCCCATCTAGCCAAATCAATTCCGGGAATTGGAATATATATACCTACTCTAAAAGCTATTAAAGCTAATAATGTAAATATAATACGATCCCGGAGTTCCGGGATCTTCCACATATTTTTAAATGCTTCTTTCATTATTGAATCACCTCGACACTTCCGCCGGCTGATTCTATTTTTTCTTGTGCTTTTTTACTAAATGCATGTGCCTTAACTTTTAATGGTTTTGTTAATTCACCGTTTCCTAATACTTTTACACCATCTTTTATTTTTCTAATTATTTTCTTTTCTAATAATTTTTCAGGTGTTATTTCTTCATTTGCATCAAATCTGCTTTCTAAAACAGAAATATTAACTTCTGCATAATCCTTCTTAAAAGGAGCGTTTGTAAAACCATATTTAGGAATTCTTCTAAATAATGGTGTTTGACCACCTTCAAAACTTGGTCTTACTTTACCTTTACCTCTAGCTTTTTGACCTTTATGACCCTTACCGCTTGTTTTACCTAACCCAGAACTCCAACCTCTTCCTGTTCTTTTTGCTACCTTTCTTGATCCTTCGGTGGGTTTTAAGTCTGATATTTTAAAAGACATATTTGCTACCCCCTCATTCTTCAATTTCTTCAACTTTTACAAGGTGTTGTACCTTTGTTATCATACCTCTTATTTCAGGTCTATCTTCTTTTATTACTTCTTGGTTTGGTTTTCTTAACCCTAAGGCATCTAAGGTGGCGAGTTGTCTATAATGTTTTCCCGCTCTTCCTCTTACAAGTTTAATTTTTAATTTAGCCATTTCTTATCCCTCCTTATGGGCTCCTTGGAATACCTTAGCAACACTCAAGTCTCTGAGATCTGCATATTCTTTTGGAGATTTTAATTCTTTTAATCCATTCAAAGTAGCTTTAGATAAGTTTATAGCTGTTGTTGATCCTAAAGCTTTTGAAAGAATATTATGAACTCCTGCTAATTCAACTACAGCACGAACTGCAGCAGAAGCAATAATACCAGTACCAGGTCCAGCTGGTTTTAAAAGAACTTTTGATGCATCTTGTCTTCCTAATACTTCATGAGGGATTGTACCATTTTTTATTGGAACCTCTATTATATTTTTCTTTGCATCTTGGATAGCTTTTCTGATTGCTTGAGGAACTTCTCTTGCGTTTCCGCTTCCAACACCAACTTTTCCATTTTTATTTCCTACTACAGCTACAACTCTAAATGAAATATTTTTTCCACCTGTTGTAACCTTAGTAACTCTTCTAATTTCAATTATTCTTTCTTCAAATTCTTCAGCAGCTGCTGAAGCCATTAAATTCTTATCTAAGGCCATTTTCTGCGCACACCTCCTTAAAATTCAAGACCTGCTTCACGTGCAGCATCAGCTAATGCTTTAATTTTTCCGTGATATTTGAAGCCGCCTCTATCAAAAGATACTTTAGCTATTCCTTTTTCCAATGCTTTTTTAGCTACTAATTTACCTACTTCTTTAGCAGCTTCTATATCCCATGTTTTTTCTAATTTTAAATCTTTATCTAAAGTAGAAGCAGCTGCTAATGTATGTCCTTTAGTATCATCTATTATTTGAACATATATATGTTTATTACTCTTGAAAACTGCCATTCTTGGTCTTTCAGGAGTTCCAAAAACTTTGCTTCTAACCCTTAAATGTCTTTTTCTTCTTAACTTTTTCTTTTGAATGGGTTTAATCATCTGGTCAGCCTCCCTTAAACTTTCTTACCTTGTTTTCTGATTATTACCTCACCAACATATTTAATACCTTTACCTGAGTATACATTTGGTTTTCTAAATCTTTTAATTTTTGCTGCAACTTCACCAACTAAATATTTGTTTATCCCTTTAACAATTATTTTATTTGGTGCTGGTACTTCAATTGTAACACCTTCAGGCGGAAGGTATTCAATAGGGTGAGAATAACCTAATTGTAAGACTAATTTAGATCCTTGCATTGCAGCTCTGTAACCAATACCAAGAATTTCTAATTCCTTAGAAAATCCTTCTGTTACACCTTTAATCATATTTTTTACTAATGATGCATAAGTACCTTGGAACATGTTAATTCTTTTTTCATCGCTTTTTCTTTTCATTGACTCTTCATTAGCTTCAACTTTTATTTTATTATCTTCAATTACAAATTTTACATATGGTAAATATTCTTGAGCTAATTCACCTTTCGGACCTTTAACTTTAATAATATTATCGTTAACTGTCACTTCTACTCCATTTGGTATATCTATTGGATTTTTTGATATACGTGACATTTATTCAGCACCTCCTACCAAACGTAACAAATTAGTTCTCCACCAACACCAAGCTCTCTAGCTTCTTTGTCAGTTAGAACACCTTTTGATGTTGAAATTATTGATATTCCCATTCCGCCTTTAACAACAGGAATTTTATCCTTTGATACATATACTCTTCTACCTGGTTTAGAAACTCTTATTATACTATGAATAACATGTTGCTTATTTTTTCTTTCACCTTTATATTTTAATTGTATTTTTAATATTCCTTGTTTTCCATCTTCTATAAATTTATAATCAGAAATATATCCTTCTCTTTTTAAAATTTCAGCAATATTTCTTTTTAAATTAGATGCTGGAACTTCTACACTTTCTTTCATAACAAGGTTTGCATTTCTTATTC is from Marinitoga sp. 38H-ov and encodes:
- the map gene encoding type I methionyl aminopeptidase; this encodes MILIKTQSEVDKMKRAGQQLAILFEKIKDLVVEGSSAYEVEKYVNIYMKEKGFIPTFKGYGGFPYATCISVNEEIVHGFPLKEKVFKSGDIVSIDMGLTLDGYIADAARTFIIGEVSEEVKKLVEITEKSFWIGIEQAIPGNRIGDIGHAIQNYVESFGFSIIKDYVGHGVGRKLHEDPQIPNYGEKGKGPLIRKRMTFAIEPMVSIGDWRVKVLDDGWTAITADKSLSAHYENTIVVTENGPEVLTILE
- a CDS encoding adenylate kinase — protein: MSKLNLLFFGPPGAGKGTIAKEVSKHYSIPHISTGDMLREAVASGSELGKKVKSILDNGQLVPDEIMLDVIKDRLVKEDVKKGFILDGFPRTIPQAEALEKILDELNNPITGIIYLEVDEETIVKRITSRRICPKCGKIYNTITLKPKVENICDIDGAELIQRDDDKEEVVRDRYKVYMEKTYPVIEFYKKYNQFFTVDGSGTVEIVTKEVFNILEGIL
- the secY gene encoding preprotein translocase subunit SecY — its product is MKEAFKNMWKIPELRDRIIFTLLALIAFRVGIYIPIPGIDLARWESFLAGVGGASQGFISFFDVFTGGSLKQFSIFVLSVTPYINASIILQLLSSVIPSLKEMLREGEEGRKKFGKLTRQVTLGLAVLQGFFLSMGVAAYRSANLNYVLFLLISTVSIVAGTMFLLWLGEMITEKGIGNGISVLIFAGIVSRFPQYIASGLVGRLSVFEWVILIIVAIAVVVGTIYLQTSERRINVQYAKRVVGNKIYGGASTYIPIKVNGGGVLPIIFASAIMTLPSMLGSVTGAEWVNRWFGYGTPIYLILYSLLIFFFAYFYNSVVIDPNDISENIKKYGGFIPGIRPGKPTAEYITKTMMRVTFIGAIFLVVISLLPYIIRSASGVNIWIGGTSALIAVGVSLDIMQQIEAHMITRQYEGFMKKGKLRGRR
- the rplO gene encoding 50S ribosomal protein L15; translated protein: MSFKISDLKPTEGSRKVAKRTGRGWSSGLGKTSGKGHKGQKARGKGKVRPSFEGGQTPLFRRIPKYGFTNAPFKKDYAEVNISVLESRFDANEEITPEKLLEKKIIRKIKDGVKVLGNGELTKPLKVKAHAFSKKAQEKIESAGGSVEVIQ
- the rpmD gene encoding 50S ribosomal protein L30; this translates as MAKLKIKLVRGRAGKHYRQLATLDALGLRKPNQEVIKEDRPEIRGMITKVQHLVKVEEIEE
- the rpsE gene encoding 30S ribosomal protein S5; its protein translation is MALDKNLMASAAAEEFEERIIEIRRVTKVTTGGKNISFRVVAVVGNKNGKVGVGSGNAREVPQAIRKAIQDAKKNIIEVPIKNGTIPHEVLGRQDASKVLLKPAGPGTGIIASAAVRAVVELAGVHNILSKALGSTTAINLSKATLNGLKELKSPKEYADLRDLSVAKVFQGAHKEG
- the rplR gene encoding 50S ribosomal protein L18, which codes for MIKPIQKKKLRRKRHLRVRSKVFGTPERPRMAVFKSNKHIYVQIIDDTKGHTLAAASTLDKDLKLEKTWDIEAAKEVGKLVAKKALEKGIAKVSFDRGGFKYHGKIKALADAAREAGLEF
- the rplF gene encoding 50S ribosomal protein L6 is translated as MSRISKNPIDIPNGVEVTVNDNIIKVKGPKGELAQEYLPYVKFVIEDNKIKVEANEESMKRKSDEKRINMFQGTYASLVKNMIKGVTEGFSKELEILGIGYRAAMQGSKLVLQLGYSHPIEYLPPEGVTIEVPAPNKIIVKGINKYLVGEVAAKIKRFRKPNVYSGKGIKYVGEVIIRKQGKKV
- the rpsH gene encoding 30S ribosomal protein S8; its protein translation is MWSDPVADMLTRIRNANLVMKESVEVPASNLKRNIAEILKREGYISDYKFIEDGKQGILKIQLKYKGERKNKQHVIHSIIRVSKPGRRVYVSKDKIPVVKGGMGISIISTSKGVLTDKEARELGVGGELICYVW